The genomic DNA CCAACGCCGCTTCAACCCAGGACGCTTGGGCAACCACGGGCACCGCAACCAGAAGACCCACACTGGGCACCAGGGCGCTGGCTACACCGACAACAAACTGGCTCCGGGTTCGGAGCCAGCGCAGAGACGTAACGGAGAAGAAGGGGGGGAGGAAAGAAGGGACCATGGGTAAAAACAAGGGCAGGGGACATGCAGCAAAACAGTGAAACCAGGAGCATGGGTGACTTTAACGCGAAATCTGATGAAGGTTGGATCAAGTTCCCAAACCTCACGCCAGATCGAGCAAAATGTCAGGTCACCAGTCGATCAGGATAATAAAGCAAAAGAACCGATCAAAGCCGAGTCAGTTCATTCTCAATACTTCGCCATCAGGGCTTCTTAAGTTTGTGGTAACGCGATGGGCAACCCTCATCCCCCAGCTCCTTCTCCCACGAGCTACCGTGTACACATAACTCGGAGTATTGCTAATCCTCTGCTGCGATCGCCAGGTTAAACCACCCCTACCCCTCCAAAGGAGGGGAATCAGATGGCATTTCTTCCCGAAATTGGGGGGCGAGGGGCGCTAGCATCAGGGGTTTGAGGTTTAGATCTATTTGTGTGTACACAGTAGCTCCCACGAGGGGAGAAGGGGAGCAAGACTTCTTCAAAGTCCCTCTCCCGTCCTGGGAGAGGGATTTAGGGTGAGGGTCTTCGGGAAAGCCACACCACTATTGCCCACGACAGTGGCCCTCCCCCACATGGGCCAAGTTGGGCAAAATAGCATCGATCTGGGCGACCTGGGGGGGCGTGAGTTGCTGCCGCAGGGCCGTTTCATTGAGATCCAGTTGATTCGTTTGGGCGATCGCCCCCAGGGGTTCAAACCCCAACGCCCCCTGGTTAATCTCCTCCTCTGGCGGCAACGTACCATCCCCAAACAGATGATCAAAATGGAGCGTCATTTCCAAATCCGCCGTTTGACCCGGCCTGACCAACCCCTTGCGATCGTCCCCCACATAATCCCCACAGATAAAGTCAAAGGTCTGTTCAAACTGGAGATTAAACGCCACCTGGCGATCGCCCTTAGTCGCCGTCCCCCGTAACACCAGGGGATAGGGATCCGGTGCCCCTGGCGGAGGTGGCATCACGGACCAAGCCAAGGCATTAAAGTGACCCTCTGGGGCGGCGATCGATCCCACCAGAATCGGATCAGCCAGAGTATCCCCCGCCGCCAAATCCACCGGGGGCGGATCCGGAAACGAGACCTGTTGCTGAATCTGGGGCGGATTGGCCTGGTGGGCTTCAAAGGGGGGATCGGTTTGATACGCCGTGATCCGACCCAAGGTCACCACCACCTGATCAAAGTCCACCTGCCAACCATCAGCGCTCAGCAGTCCTTGGCGCACGAAATCCTCCCCATTGGCCCGAACCTCCAGGGTGCCTAGGGCTAAGGGGGTCTCAGGGGAAGCTGGATCGATCGTGGGCTGGGCATCGGGCACTGAAGCCTGAAAACCTTGGCAACTGGTGGCTAAAGACCAGAGCATCAGCCCTCCCATCGTCCACACCCCTTGGGGAAACCATTGGTCGTTAATCATAATATCTACGGCAAATGTCTACGGGAAATATCTACGGCAAATGTCTACGGGAAATATCTACGGGAAATACAGCAACCCTAAATCAGTTGTAAGGATCTCGACGGCTGAAACCCTTGGTGTGGTGTGCCCCCGGAGGGGGCACACCACACGACCCATTTAGGACTGCTGTATCTACGGGAAATATCTACGGAGCACCTCGATTAATTGGGTTGGGCGGCGAAGCCGCCCGCCACAACCCCTATTCTTGCGTTGGTACAGGGGCGAGAATTTGGATTTTTCGAGGTGCCCTACGGCAAATGTCTACGGATAGCAAAATCTGGGTAGTGATCTAAACGTAGTGAAGTCGTCACGATACGACAAGGGTTACAGCCCATCTTATCTTCTCACTACCTAAACAGCACTACCAAAATCTGAACGCTACCTCACAATTAATCGAGGTCCCCCCCCACAAATCAGTTTAGCCAAAACAGGAAATCTGGGACTTGGACGCTTGCCAGACCTTATGAATCAGAAATTCAGTGCGATCGCTAAAAACCGTGAAAAATAGACCTTCATCCGCCGTGGCTGTCGCCGCCAACCAGGTTCCCGTCACCGTTAATTCCACCAACCCCTCATCCACCGACGCAATGGTTAAACGCTGGCTTTCCTCCAGGGGTAAGGACAGTTCCAAATTCAACAGCTCTTCGGTGTGGGCCGGGATCAGAAACGACGCTTTCCCCGGTTCCAAGTGCAGGGTTTGGCCAAACCGCAACGCCAAGGCCACCCGCTGAGTCACCAAAACTTCCAGGGGAGCCGCCACCCGTTCCAGGTGGAATCCCGTTTCCGTGTAAATCAATTTCAACATGACCTGGAAAACTCCTCCAAAAAATAACCCCCACTACCCAAGGGCAGCGGGGGCGACGCTGACAACCTGCCACTGGGGACAGGCTCAGCCTTGCCTAGGTCAGTCCGGGAGACTCCCTAAACCGCCCGCCGAGATGGGATCGATGTGGACCCATAGCCATCCCCCAGTGATTTAACCAGTGATTTAACCAGTGATTTAACCAGTGATTTAACAACACCATCCCGTGAACGCCCATGACCAAACTACGGCCTGAACGGGGGTGCTCCACGGGCAGCAACGGGGACAGGAAGTCCTGCTTAATCATGGTAAGCCAGACCCCCTGAAATCGTCCTGAGAAAGAATAGACTGGGGGAGCGATCGGGGTCTTCAAAGACAGAAATGCAGGGAGTCACCATGAGTACCAGGGGAATAAATGACCAAACGCAACGAAACTGCTCAAGGCGATCAACCTCAGCCGGGACAGTGGGGCACTCCGCACCCCACCCTGCCGTTAATCTTGTTCTGCTGTCAGCGGTAAGCCCGACTAAAACCCGAAACCAAAAGACCGCAGCGATGAACCGCTATCAAAATCAGATGGAGTCATATTACATAGTGTAGTATAGGTTTGTCTAGATTTTGTCTAGATCAAGGCTGCGATCGCTCACCACGACTCAGCCAGCATTAGCCCTCGATCGGCAGTAAATGCAGCCGTAAATGCAGCCGTAAATGCAGCAGCCGATCGCCGCCAGATCAGACTAGCCCATGTCATCCTTCAGGAGATCCCCATGAACACCCCTAAACGCCTTTCCACCTCAGAAATGCAGGTCACCAGCATCCGCCTGGAATCGGAACTGAAAGAGCGCCTCAGAGACCTGTCCGGCGACCAAGGGTATCAAATTCTGATCCGCAAGGTGCTGTGGGATTATGTGGAACGTCACGGGGACGATCGCTTTCGCCGTTGTCTCCCCTCAGAAATTCGCCTCACTACCCCGGCCACAGCCCAGCGGGAAGAGTCCTGCGCCATCACCGGCCAAACCATAGCCCCCCAGGAATCGATGCTTTTGGGCTGGACTAATTTAGGGGAATGGGTTCCCCTCAGCCTCCATAGTCTGTCAGCCCCTGCCCTTTCCCGTTGCTCGGAAGCCTTGGAGGTCTAAAACCTCAGCCAGACCGGGG from Prochlorothrix hollandica PCC 9006 = CALU 1027 includes the following:
- a CDS encoding alr0857 family protein, producing MLKLIYTETGFHLERVAAPLEVLVTQRVALALRFGQTLHLEPGKASFLIPAHTEELLNLELSLPLEESQRLTIASVDEGLVELTVTGTWLAATATADEGLFFTVFSDRTEFLIHKVWQASKSQISCFG